In Anguilla rostrata isolate EN2019 chromosome 1, ASM1855537v3, whole genome shotgun sequence, a genomic segment contains:
- the LOC135241329 gene encoding gap junction beta-4 protein-like, with the protein MNWSALESLLSGVNKYSTVFGRVWLSMVFVFRVLVFVVAAQRVWGDESKDFVCNTRQPGCTNVCYDSIFPISHIRLWALQLIFVTCPSLMVVAHVKYREERDRKYVASHPGAHLYANPGKKRGGLWWTYLLSLVFKAAFDTAFLYILYFIYHGYDMPRLSKCSLDPCPNTVDCFISRPTEKKIFTIFMVASSAICVFMCLCEMVYLVGKRCHKVLRIRRENEQLLFAERHDITALARPRSEYNRLDPTSSAPPTCGIADDDTLKAKKTKKAKEAEKMEEAATAAAATGKMA; encoded by the coding sequence ATGAACTGGTCGGCCCTGGAGAGCCTGCTCAGCGGGGTCAATAAGTACTCCACGGTGTTCGGGCGGGTGTGGCTGTCCATGGTGTTCGTGTTCCGCGTGCTGGTGTTCGTGGTGGCGGCCCAGCGCGTCTGGGGCGACGAGAGCAAGGACTTCGTCTGCAACACCCGGCAGCCCGGCTGCACCAACGTGTGCTACGACAGCATCTTCCCCATCTCGCACATCCGCCTGTGGGCGCTGCAGCTCATCTTCGTCACCTGCCCCTCGCTCATGGTGGTGGCGCACGTCAAGTACCGCGAGGAGCGCGACAGGAAGTACGTGGCCTCGCACCCCGGGGCGCACCTGTACGCCAACCCGGGCAAGAAGCGCGGCGGGCTGTGGTGGACCTACCTGCTGAGCCTGGTGTTCAAGGCCGCCTTCGACACCGCCTTCCTCTACATCCTCTACTTCATCTACCACGGCTACGACATGCCGCGCCTGTCCAAGTGCTCGCTGGATCCCTGCCCCAACACCGTGGACTGCTTCATCTCCCGGCCCACCGAGAAGAAGATCTTCACGATCTTCATGGTGGCCTCGTCCGCCATCTGCGTGTTCATGTGCCTGTGCGAGATGGTCTACCTCGTGGGCAAGCGCTGCCACAAGGTCCTGCGCATACGGCGGGAGAACGAGCAGCTGCTGTTCGCCGAGCGCCACGACATCACCGCCCTGGCCCGGCCCCGGTCCGAGTACAACCGGCTGGACCCCACctcctcggccccgcccacctgcggCATCGCCGACGACGACACGCTCAAGGCCAAGAAGACCAAGAAGGCCAAGGAGGCCGAGAAGATGGAGGAGGCCGCCACAGCCGCCGCCGCGACCGGGAAGATGGCTTAG
- the LOC135241297 gene encoding peflin-like isoform X2 has translation MPPGGPAGQYGGPTAPGYTPYGGTAPPHGGQYPAGQAPGAPHGSYPSPFGAGRGAPGAPYGGPLPAGGNFGGQAPGAPYGGYGQPQGGHYGQHPPAGNIPPGVSSEAYQWFQSVDTDHNGSINLKELKQALLNSNNSTFNDETCLMMLNMFDKTGCGRMDVFGFSALWAYMQQWRGLFQQFDRDRSGSISGNELQQALAQLGYSLSPQFAQGLVGRFSGRGGQGGLQLDSFLQVCTQLQAMTLAFRQRDTAQTGHVRMSYEDFLSSAVQRLM, from the exons ATGCCCCCCGGAGGTCCTGCAGGGCAGTATGGGGGCCCAACTGCCCCAGGCTACACCCCGTATGGGGGCACAGCGCCTCCACATGGAGGGCAGTACCCTGCAGGCCAAGCTCCTGGTGCCCCCCACGGATCGTACCCATCCCCGTTTGGGGCTGGCAGGGGCGCTCCTGGGGCCCCCTATGGGGGTCCACTCCCCGCAGGAGGAAATTTCGGGGGACAAGCTCCTGGGGCGCCATACGGGGGTTACGGACAGCCCCAGGGGGGTCACTATGGCCAGCATCCTCCAGCAG GTAACATCCCTCCAGGTGTGAGCTCGGAGGCCTATCAGTGGTTCCAGTCTGTAGACACAGACCACAACGGCAGCATCAACCTGAAAGAGCTGAAACAGGCCCTGCTGAACTCCAACAACTCCACCTTCAATGACGAGACCTGCCTCATGATGCTCA ACATGTTCGATAAGACTGGCTGCGGCCGCATGGACGTCTTCGGCTTCTCCGCGCTCTGGGCCTACATGCAGCAGTGGAGAGGCCTGTTCCAGCAGTTCGACCGCGACCGCTCTGGGTCCATCAGCGGTAACGAGCTGCAGCagg CTCTGGCGCAGTTGGGGTACAGCCTGAGCCCGCAGTTTGCGCAGGGCCTGGTGGGGCGTTTTTCGGGccggggagggcaggggggcctGCAGCTGGACAGCTTCCTGCAGGTGTGCACCCAGCTGCAGGCCATGACCCTGGCCTTCCGCCAGCGCGACACCGCCCAGACCGGCCACGTGCGCATGAGCTACGAGGACTTCCTGTCCAGCGCCGTGCAGCGGCTCATGTGA
- the LOC135241297 gene encoding peflin-like isoform X1: protein MSFHYGQGYPAQGHNYPGQHPPPGGQVPPGAPYGGGMPPGGPAGQYGGPTAPGYTPYGGTAPPHGGQYPAGQAPGAPHGSYPSPFGAGRGAPGAPYGGPLPAGGNFGGQAPGAPYGGYGQPQGGHYGQHPPAGNIPPGVSSEAYQWFQSVDTDHNGSINLKELKQALLNSNNSTFNDETCLMMLNMFDKTGCGRMDVFGFSALWAYMQQWRGLFQQFDRDRSGSISGNELQQALAQLGYSLSPQFAQGLVGRFSGRGGQGGLQLDSFLQVCTQLQAMTLAFRQRDTAQTGHVRMSYEDFLSSAVQRLM from the exons ATGAGTTTTCACTACGGACAG GGTTACCCTGCACAAGGGCATAACTACCCAGGCCAGCACCCCCCTCCTGGGGGTCAGGTACCCCCAGGAGCCCCCTACGGGGGTGGGATGCCCCCCGGAGGTCCTGCAGGGCAGTATGGGGGCCCAACTGCCCCAGGCTACACCCCGTATGGGGGCACAGCGCCTCCACATGGAGGGCAGTACCCTGCAGGCCAAGCTCCTGGTGCCCCCCACGGATCGTACCCATCCCCGTTTGGGGCTGGCAGGGGCGCTCCTGGGGCCCCCTATGGGGGTCCACTCCCCGCAGGAGGAAATTTCGGGGGACAAGCTCCTGGGGCGCCATACGGGGGTTACGGACAGCCCCAGGGGGGTCACTATGGCCAGCATCCTCCAGCAG GTAACATCCCTCCAGGTGTGAGCTCGGAGGCCTATCAGTGGTTCCAGTCTGTAGACACAGACCACAACGGCAGCATCAACCTGAAAGAGCTGAAACAGGCCCTGCTGAACTCCAACAACTCCACCTTCAATGACGAGACCTGCCTCATGATGCTCA ACATGTTCGATAAGACTGGCTGCGGCCGCATGGACGTCTTCGGCTTCTCCGCGCTCTGGGCCTACATGCAGCAGTGGAGAGGCCTGTTCCAGCAGTTCGACCGCGACCGCTCTGGGTCCATCAGCGGTAACGAGCTGCAGCagg CTCTGGCGCAGTTGGGGTACAGCCTGAGCCCGCAGTTTGCGCAGGGCCTGGTGGGGCGTTTTTCGGGccggggagggcaggggggcctGCAGCTGGACAGCTTCCTGCAGGTGTGCACCCAGCTGCAGGCCATGACCCTGGCCTTCCGCCAGCGCGACACCGCCCAGACCGGCCACGTGCGCATGAGCTACGAGGACTTCCTGTCCAGCGCCGTGCAGCGGCTCATGTGA